One part of the Lepeophtheirus salmonis chromosome 14, UVic_Lsal_1.4, whole genome shotgun sequence genome encodes these proteins:
- the LOC121129356 gene encoding NF-kappa-B-repressing factor: MSDEFEKFRNPHDSNHQWLLKKRFMEENRDDYDEYRLASLAEVFICSRFLGCNYPKETMDLVLRLSKNLDSEVQNLKSRSLQRTLVSSKVAAKGFVNKSDKLDDSTTTSSKEEKDLFPHFKNSLTIHKDHPYSDFFIVLSPKYKENALSILIRSSIFSKIPLVWELDNKSSPVKCTIFLENILISEEMGENDKKAKFNASEDAIIKLRKRCYSLKIKVPYSSDFPEVKLCRNQETDPQNRDCFTDKNIGFKLLKGMGWKGKGGLGKNLDGVSEMTPIISVGRDFMDRAGFGMQNTDTDWKKSVTSKINEYVKSGSMNDLAFAIEFDKEQRKAIHQIALRYGLKSKSIGTGDDRKLILSRKIENQDLLEYLLRNGGANDKYELIPPLSS, encoded by the exons ATGTCTGacgaatttgaaaaatttcgtAATCCTCATGATTCTAATCACCAATGGCTACTAAAGAAACGTTTTATGGAAGAGAATCGTGATGACTATGATGAGTATCGCCTGGCCTCACTCGCTGAGGTTTTCATTTGTTCGAGGTTTCTTGGTTGTAATTACCCAAAGGAAACCATGGATTTGGTTTTAAGGTTATCTAAGAACTTGGATTCAGAGGTACAAAATCTGAAGTCTCGCTCTCTTCAACGAACTTTGGTCTCTTCCAAAGTTGCTGCCAAAGGCTTCGTGAACAAAT ctgATAAGTTGGACGACTCAACGACGACGtcctcaaaagaagaaaaagacttGTTCCCTCACTTTAAAAACTCTCTCACAATTCATAAAGACCATCCTTACTCAGATTTCTTCATTGTATTATCCCCAAAGTATAAAGAGAATGCTTTGAGCATCCTTATACGATCTTCAATCTTCAGTAAAATTCCTTTAGTATGGGAACTTGATAATAAATCATCTCCTGTAAAATGTACCATATTCCTTGAGAACATTCTAATCAGTGAAGAAATGggggaaaatgataaaaaggcCAAATTTAATGCTTCGGAAGATGCCATTATAAAGCTGAGGAAACGTTGCTATTCCCTCAAAATTAAAGTACCCTACTCTTCAGATTTCCCAGAGGTCAAGTTATGTCGAAATCAGGAAACCGATCCGCAAAATAGAGATTGTTTTACGGATAAGAACATCGGATTCAAACTTCTCAAAGGTATGGGATGGAAAGGAAAAGGAGGTTTGGGAAAAAATCTTGACGGAGTTAGTGAAATGACTCCTATAATTTCTGTGGGACGGGATTTTATGGATCGAGCCGGATTTGGAATGCAAAATACTGATACGGATTGGAAAAAATCTGTGACTtccaaaattaatgaatatgttAAAAGTGGTAGTATGAATGATTTAGCCTTTGCAATAGAATTTGATAAGGAGCAAAGAAAAGCCATTCATCA aattGCATTGCGATATGGTCTGAAGAGTAAATCGATAGGAACGGGGGATGACCGAAAACTTATTCTAAGTCGTAAAATAGAAAATCAGGATCTTTTAGAatatcttctaagaaatggtgGTGCCAATGATAAATATGAACTTATTCCACCTCTTTCATCCTGA